A genome region from Oenanthe melanoleuca isolate GR-GAL-2019-014 chromosome 14, OMel1.0, whole genome shotgun sequence includes the following:
- the CCP110 gene encoding centriolar coiled-coil protein of 110 kDa isoform X1, with translation MPGPRAGKQVWIFLPPELPDSVAKMKMEDYEIFCRKHLSRIQEEAIKGETSLTVQKKNVSLIQFYGVPVLSPLLTLERKKEIQQYKEKALELETRKRKSQKKALLNRVQEIVENVQMKKGPSKSDMNTLETESSCPGLDSKALTDFTALSDINSVYSPERHGSMDLEKTPELRPSETAGQMTSSVTEVVKAAEENVSSKPRGSCFSEDAPCPRAASPDKVWNKLPSHALQKQEGRVGSPSDEDVQDPCVMSLQNLIKKSREYLEKEQSKRTSKSNSKRSTSESHSDKENDGVKTSDSLKERAKVMGRSSTAQTLDKPSLNKSNTLLQGASIHTGNTSISTLSSFSKVDIPVRVGTPPLVDSDSDEELKKNSVFERDSSIVRSLTSSYAKLPSPEPSMSPKMHRRRPRPLSMGHIIINNPVNAYELSPKGKGRAMDLIMQDIADKNNVSESVPKFMVDFSAVCPGRVAGVSRNSSGPCDGLGAGKPKRHSLGLFESRGTVSATVEGQVLMDHSRGPYKVESSTSMAPPKVNEPFAISQSAGTQKILAGNEMKPATLPENTKYNSPMELNKSYDVENPSPLLMQSKNMRQQMDNTPSVSSANEQFPENFEKVKRRLDLDTDSCQKENSSCVIGVGMEQEQEQQWLQEQKYPVGSVYITKNAVLENMAKEDILKTKMLAFEEMRKRLEEQHAQQLSILIAEQEREQEKLQKELEEQERKLKGKKITTTEIEISKVNINSRMELEWRKKSESGLLESVQSQLETVHNTNSTSIGFAHTTPSTFSSTSETSFYLWGPSGSGVIKTSVCRPSNRIKTRWTQVFSPEIQMKFDKITAVARGFLTRRLLQTEKLKHLKQTVKDTMEFIKNFQSEAPLKRGSVSAQDASLHERVMAQLRAALYDIHDIFFTMEPSERMNILRHDREVRKEKMLRQMDKVKSPRERVTLSTATQKSLDRKKYMKATEMGIPSKKIIIKQKTPENRILQPNQGQNAPVHRLLCRQGTPKTSVNGVEQNRRKASGSRVSYKAVSGAYAGRTQRKKPNVVTI, from the exons ATGCCTGGGCCAAGAGCTGGCAAACAAGTGTGGATTTTCCTTCCACCTGAGCTGCCTGACAG CGTAGCTAAGATGAAGATGGAGGACTATGAAATATTCTGTAGGAAGCATCTTTCCAGAATCCAAGAAGAGGCAATAAAAGGAGAAACCTCTCTGACcgttcagaagaaaaatgtgtctCTCATTCAATTCTATGGAGTCCCTGTGCTTTCCCCTCTG CTTActcttgaaaggaaaaaggaaattcagcAGTATAAGGAGAAAGCACTGGAGCTAGAGACCAGGAAACGGAAATCCCAGAAAAAAGCTTTATTGAATCGTGTTCAGGAGATTGTGGAAAATGTCCAG atGAAGAAAGGACCTAGCAAGAGTGACATGAACACATTGGAGACTGAGAGTTCTTGCCCTGGTTTGGATTCCAAGGCTTTGACTGACTTCACAGCTCTATCAGATATCAATTCAGTATATTCTCCTGAAAGACATGGTTCCATGGACCTGGAAAAGACACCAGAACTTAGACCATCAGAAACTGCAGGGCAAATGACATCAAGTGTGACAGAAGTAGttaaagcagcagaagaaaacgTTTCTTCCAAGCCACGTGGGAGCTGCTTCTCGGAGGACGCGCCGTGTCCGAGGGCTGCATCTCCTGACAAGGTGTGGAACAAGCTCCCTTCTCATGCTctgcagaagcaggagggaCGAGTGGGGTCACCATCAGATGAGGATGTCCAAGATCCGTGTGTAATGAGTCTTCAGAACCTGATTAAGAAGTCCAGGGAGTACCTAGAGAAAGAGCAAAGCAAGCGTACCTCAAAGAGCAATTCAAAGAGGAGTACGAGCGAAAGTCATTCGGATAAAGAAAATGATGGTGTTAAAACAAGTGACTCTCTGAAAGAGAGGGCAAAGGTTATGGGCAGAAGTTCCACTGCTCAGACCCTTGATAAACCCAGTCTTAATAAATCAAATACCCTTCTCCAAGGTGCCTCTATTCATACAGGTAACACAAGTATATCCACTTTATCCAGTTTTTCTAAAGTAGACATACCTGTGAGAGTTGGAACACCCCCTTTGGTGGATTCAGATTCAGATGAGGAACTGAAAAAGAATTCTGTGTTTGAGCGTGACAGCAGCATTGTCAGGAGCCTCACAAGCTCTTATGCCAAATTGCCAAGCCCAGAGCCAAGCATGAGCCCAAAAATGCACCGACGGCGCCCGAGACCTTTATCCATGGGACACATCATTATAAACAACCCTGTCAATGCTTATGAGCTGAGCCCTAAAGGCAAGGGTAGAGCAATGGATTTAATCATGCAAGATATTGCAGATAAAAACAACGTGTCTGAATCAGTGCCAAAGTTCATGGTGGACTTCAGCGCAGTTTGCCCTGGCAGAGTTGCTGGTGTCAGCAGGAATTCCTCAGGCCCCTGTgatgggctgggggctggcaaACCAAAGCGCCATTCCTTGGGGCTCTTTGAAAGCAGAGGAACTGTGTCAGCCACGGTGGAAGGACAGGTGCTGATGGACCACAGCAGAGGGCCTTATAAAGTAGAGAGCAGCACTAGTATGGCACCTCCAAAAGTGAATGAGCCCTTTGCCATCAGTCAgtctgcagggacacagaagATCCTGGCTGGGAATGAAATGAAACCAGCTACTTTGCCAGAAAACACTAAATATAATTCTCCAATGGAACTCAATAAATCTTATGACGTGGAAAATCCATCTCCACTCCTAATGCAGAGCAAGAATATGCGACAGCAGATGGATAATACTCCAAGTGTTTCCTCAGCAAATGAGCAGTTCccagaaaattttgaaaaggtAAAACGTAGACTTGATTTGGACACTGACAGctgccaaaaagaaaacagttccTGTGTTATAGGAGTTGGAATGGAACAAGAACAAGAGCAGCAGTGGTTGCAAGAACAGAAATATCCTGTGGGATCAGTTTACATTACCAAGAATGCAGTCCTTGAAAACATGGCAAAAG aagatattttaaaaactaaaatgctGGCCTTtgaagaaatgagaaagagaCTTGAAGAGCAGCATGCACAACAACTGTCAATTCTGATAGCTGAACAAGAGAGAGAACAGGAGAAATTGCAGAAG GAACTGGAAGAGCAGGAGAGAAAGttgaaaggaaagaagattACTACAACGGAAATAGAAATTTCCAAAGTGAATATTAACAGTAGGATGGAGTTggagtggaggaaaaaaagtgaaagtgGCTTGCTGGAAAGTGTGCAGTCTCAGCTGGAGACAGTCCATAACACAAACTCCACCAGCATTG gTTTTGCTCATACAACACCCAGCACCTTTTCTTCAACAAGTGAAACTTCATTCTATCTCTGGGGACCATCAGGTAGTGGAGTTATAAAAACCTCAGTATGCAGGCCAAGTAATAGGATCAAAACTAGGTGGACTCAg gtattcAGTCCAGAGATACAAATGAAGTTTGACAAGATCACTGCAGTGGCAAGGGGATTTCTCACTCGTAGACTCCTGcagacagaaaaactgaaacatCTTAAGCAAACTGTAAAA GATACTATGGAGTTCATAAAAAATTTTCAGTCTGAAGCCCCATTGAAAAGAGGAAGTGTGTCAGCACAAGATGCATCCCTTCATGAAAGAGTAATGGCTCAG CTGCGAGCTGCCCTGTATGACATCCATGACATCTTTTTCACAATGGAGCCGTCGGAGAGAATGAACATTCTGCGTCACGATCGTGAAGTTCGTAAAGAGAAGATGCTCAGGCAAATG GATAAAGTAAAGAGCCCAAGAGAGCGAGTGACACTTTCAACAGCTACACAGAAATCTCTGGACAGGAAAAAGTACATGAA ggCTACAGAAATGGGAATaccaagtaaaaaaataattataaaacaaaaaactcctgAAAACCG CATACTTCAACCAAACCAAGGACAGAATGCCCCTGTTCATAGGCTGCTTTGCAGACAAGG AACCCCTAAGACCTCAGTGAATGGGGTTGAGCAAAATAGAAGGAAGGCCTCAGGGAGCAGAGTGTCTTACAAGGCTGTTTCAG gaGCATATGCAGGAAGAACCCAAAGAAAGAAGCCAAATGTTGTGACAATTTAA
- the CCP110 gene encoding centriolar coiled-coil protein of 110 kDa isoform X2 — MFFFFGGVTKMKMEDYEIFCRKHLSRIQEEAIKGETSLTVQKKNVSLIQFYGVPVLSPLLTLERKKEIQQYKEKALELETRKRKSQKKALLNRVQEIVENVQMKKGPSKSDMNTLETESSCPGLDSKALTDFTALSDINSVYSPERHGSMDLEKTPELRPSETAGQMTSSVTEVVKAAEENVSSKPRGSCFSEDAPCPRAASPDKVWNKLPSHALQKQEGRVGSPSDEDVQDPCVMSLQNLIKKSREYLEKEQSKRTSKSNSKRSTSESHSDKENDGVKTSDSLKERAKVMGRSSTAQTLDKPSLNKSNTLLQGASIHTGNTSISTLSSFSKVDIPVRVGTPPLVDSDSDEELKKNSVFERDSSIVRSLTSSYAKLPSPEPSMSPKMHRRRPRPLSMGHIIINNPVNAYELSPKGKGRAMDLIMQDIADKNNVSESVPKFMVDFSAVCPGRVAGVSRNSSGPCDGLGAGKPKRHSLGLFESRGTVSATVEGQVLMDHSRGPYKVESSTSMAPPKVNEPFAISQSAGTQKILAGNEMKPATLPENTKYNSPMELNKSYDVENPSPLLMQSKNMRQQMDNTPSVSSANEQFPENFEKVKRRLDLDTDSCQKENSSCVIGVGMEQEQEQQWLQEQKYPVGSVYITKNAVLENMAKEDILKTKMLAFEEMRKRLEEQHAQQLSILIAEQEREQEKLQKELEEQERKLKGKKITTTEIEISKVNINSRMELEWRKKSESGLLESVQSQLETVHNTNSTSIGFAHTTPSTFSSTSETSFYLWGPSGSGVIKTSVCRPSNRIKTRWTQVFSPEIQMKFDKITAVARGFLTRRLLQTEKLKHLKQTVKDTMEFIKNFQSEAPLKRGSVSAQDASLHERVMAQLRAALYDIHDIFFTMEPSERMNILRHDREVRKEKMLRQMDKVKSPRERVTLSTATQKSLDRKKYMKATEMGIPSKKIIIKQKTPENRILQPNQGQNAPVHRLLCRQGTPKTSVNGVEQNRRKASGSRVSYKAVSGAYAGRTQRKKPNVVTI; from the exons atgttttttttttttggtggtgtaA CTAAGATGAAGATGGAGGACTATGAAATATTCTGTAGGAAGCATCTTTCCAGAATCCAAGAAGAGGCAATAAAAGGAGAAACCTCTCTGACcgttcagaagaaaaatgtgtctCTCATTCAATTCTATGGAGTCCCTGTGCTTTCCCCTCTG CTTActcttgaaaggaaaaaggaaattcagcAGTATAAGGAGAAAGCACTGGAGCTAGAGACCAGGAAACGGAAATCCCAGAAAAAAGCTTTATTGAATCGTGTTCAGGAGATTGTGGAAAATGTCCAG atGAAGAAAGGACCTAGCAAGAGTGACATGAACACATTGGAGACTGAGAGTTCTTGCCCTGGTTTGGATTCCAAGGCTTTGACTGACTTCACAGCTCTATCAGATATCAATTCAGTATATTCTCCTGAAAGACATGGTTCCATGGACCTGGAAAAGACACCAGAACTTAGACCATCAGAAACTGCAGGGCAAATGACATCAAGTGTGACAGAAGTAGttaaagcagcagaagaaaacgTTTCTTCCAAGCCACGTGGGAGCTGCTTCTCGGAGGACGCGCCGTGTCCGAGGGCTGCATCTCCTGACAAGGTGTGGAACAAGCTCCCTTCTCATGCTctgcagaagcaggagggaCGAGTGGGGTCACCATCAGATGAGGATGTCCAAGATCCGTGTGTAATGAGTCTTCAGAACCTGATTAAGAAGTCCAGGGAGTACCTAGAGAAAGAGCAAAGCAAGCGTACCTCAAAGAGCAATTCAAAGAGGAGTACGAGCGAAAGTCATTCGGATAAAGAAAATGATGGTGTTAAAACAAGTGACTCTCTGAAAGAGAGGGCAAAGGTTATGGGCAGAAGTTCCACTGCTCAGACCCTTGATAAACCCAGTCTTAATAAATCAAATACCCTTCTCCAAGGTGCCTCTATTCATACAGGTAACACAAGTATATCCACTTTATCCAGTTTTTCTAAAGTAGACATACCTGTGAGAGTTGGAACACCCCCTTTGGTGGATTCAGATTCAGATGAGGAACTGAAAAAGAATTCTGTGTTTGAGCGTGACAGCAGCATTGTCAGGAGCCTCACAAGCTCTTATGCCAAATTGCCAAGCCCAGAGCCAAGCATGAGCCCAAAAATGCACCGACGGCGCCCGAGACCTTTATCCATGGGACACATCATTATAAACAACCCTGTCAATGCTTATGAGCTGAGCCCTAAAGGCAAGGGTAGAGCAATGGATTTAATCATGCAAGATATTGCAGATAAAAACAACGTGTCTGAATCAGTGCCAAAGTTCATGGTGGACTTCAGCGCAGTTTGCCCTGGCAGAGTTGCTGGTGTCAGCAGGAATTCCTCAGGCCCCTGTgatgggctgggggctggcaaACCAAAGCGCCATTCCTTGGGGCTCTTTGAAAGCAGAGGAACTGTGTCAGCCACGGTGGAAGGACAGGTGCTGATGGACCACAGCAGAGGGCCTTATAAAGTAGAGAGCAGCACTAGTATGGCACCTCCAAAAGTGAATGAGCCCTTTGCCATCAGTCAgtctgcagggacacagaagATCCTGGCTGGGAATGAAATGAAACCAGCTACTTTGCCAGAAAACACTAAATATAATTCTCCAATGGAACTCAATAAATCTTATGACGTGGAAAATCCATCTCCACTCCTAATGCAGAGCAAGAATATGCGACAGCAGATGGATAATACTCCAAGTGTTTCCTCAGCAAATGAGCAGTTCccagaaaattttgaaaaggtAAAACGTAGACTTGATTTGGACACTGACAGctgccaaaaagaaaacagttccTGTGTTATAGGAGTTGGAATGGAACAAGAACAAGAGCAGCAGTGGTTGCAAGAACAGAAATATCCTGTGGGATCAGTTTACATTACCAAGAATGCAGTCCTTGAAAACATGGCAAAAG aagatattttaaaaactaaaatgctGGCCTTtgaagaaatgagaaagagaCTTGAAGAGCAGCATGCACAACAACTGTCAATTCTGATAGCTGAACAAGAGAGAGAACAGGAGAAATTGCAGAAG GAACTGGAAGAGCAGGAGAGAAAGttgaaaggaaagaagattACTACAACGGAAATAGAAATTTCCAAAGTGAATATTAACAGTAGGATGGAGTTggagtggaggaaaaaaagtgaaagtgGCTTGCTGGAAAGTGTGCAGTCTCAGCTGGAGACAGTCCATAACACAAACTCCACCAGCATTG gTTTTGCTCATACAACACCCAGCACCTTTTCTTCAACAAGTGAAACTTCATTCTATCTCTGGGGACCATCAGGTAGTGGAGTTATAAAAACCTCAGTATGCAGGCCAAGTAATAGGATCAAAACTAGGTGGACTCAg gtattcAGTCCAGAGATACAAATGAAGTTTGACAAGATCACTGCAGTGGCAAGGGGATTTCTCACTCGTAGACTCCTGcagacagaaaaactgaaacatCTTAAGCAAACTGTAAAA GATACTATGGAGTTCATAAAAAATTTTCAGTCTGAAGCCCCATTGAAAAGAGGAAGTGTGTCAGCACAAGATGCATCCCTTCATGAAAGAGTAATGGCTCAG CTGCGAGCTGCCCTGTATGACATCCATGACATCTTTTTCACAATGGAGCCGTCGGAGAGAATGAACATTCTGCGTCACGATCGTGAAGTTCGTAAAGAGAAGATGCTCAGGCAAATG GATAAAGTAAAGAGCCCAAGAGAGCGAGTGACACTTTCAACAGCTACACAGAAATCTCTGGACAGGAAAAAGTACATGAA ggCTACAGAAATGGGAATaccaagtaaaaaaataattataaaacaaaaaactcctgAAAACCG CATACTTCAACCAAACCAAGGACAGAATGCCCCTGTTCATAGGCTGCTTTGCAGACAAGG AACCCCTAAGACCTCAGTGAATGGGGTTGAGCAAAATAGAAGGAAGGCCTCAGGGAGCAGAGTGTCTTACAAGGCTGTTTCAG gaGCATATGCAGGAAGAACCCAAAGAAAGAAGCCAAATGTTGTGACAATTTAA
- the CCP110 gene encoding centriolar coiled-coil protein of 110 kDa isoform X3 translates to MPGPRAGKQVWIFLPPELPDSVAKMKMEDYEIFCRKHLSRIQEEAIKGETSLTVQKKNVSLIQFYGVPVLSPLLTLERKKEIQQYKEKALELETRKRKSQKKALLNRVQEIVENVQMKKGPSKSDMNTLETESSCPGLDSKALTDFTALSDINSVYSPERHGSMDLEKTPELRPSETAGQMTSSVTEVVKAAEENVSSKPRGSCFSEDAPCPRAASPDKVWNKLPSHALQKQEGRVGSPSDEDVQDPCVMSLQNLIKKSREYLEKEQSKRTSKSNSKRSTSESHSDKENDGVKTSDSLKERAKVMGRSSTAQTLDKPSLNKSNTLLQGASIHTGNTSISTLSSFSKVDIPVRVGTPPLVDSDSDEELKKNSVFERDSSIVRSLTSSYAKLPSPEPSMSPKMHRRRPRPLSMGHIIINNPVNAYELSPKGKGRAMDLIMQDIADKNNVSESVPKFMVDFSAVCPGRVAGVSRNSSGPCDGLGAGKPKRHSLGLFESRGTVSATVEGQVLMDHSRGPYKVESSTSMAPPKVNEPFAISQSAGTQKILAGNEMKPATLPENTKYNSPMELNKSYDVENPSPLLMQSKNMRQQMDNTPSVSSANEQFPENFEKVKRRLDLDTDSCQKENSSCVIGVGMEQEQEQQWLQEQKYPVGSVYITKNAVLENMAKEDILKTKMLAFEEMRKRLEEQHAQQLSILIAEQEREQEKLQKELEEQERKLKGKKITTTEIEISKVNINSRMELEWRKKSESGLLESVQSQLETVHNTNSTSIGFAHTTPSTFSSTSETSFYLWGPSGSGVIKTSVCRPSNRIKTRWTQVFSPEIQMKFDKITAVARGFLTRRLLQTEKLKHLKQTVKDTMEFIKNFQSEAPLKRGSVSAQDASLHERVMAQLRAALYDIHDIFFTMEPSERMNILRHDREVRKEKMLRQMDKVKSPRERVTLSTATQKSLDRKKYMKATEMGIPSKKIIIKQKTPENRILQPNQGQNAPVHRLLCRQGSICRKNPKKEAKCCDNLRRQHSLG, encoded by the exons ATGCCTGGGCCAAGAGCTGGCAAACAAGTGTGGATTTTCCTTCCACCTGAGCTGCCTGACAG CGTAGCTAAGATGAAGATGGAGGACTATGAAATATTCTGTAGGAAGCATCTTTCCAGAATCCAAGAAGAGGCAATAAAAGGAGAAACCTCTCTGACcgttcagaagaaaaatgtgtctCTCATTCAATTCTATGGAGTCCCTGTGCTTTCCCCTCTG CTTActcttgaaaggaaaaaggaaattcagcAGTATAAGGAGAAAGCACTGGAGCTAGAGACCAGGAAACGGAAATCCCAGAAAAAAGCTTTATTGAATCGTGTTCAGGAGATTGTGGAAAATGTCCAG atGAAGAAAGGACCTAGCAAGAGTGACATGAACACATTGGAGACTGAGAGTTCTTGCCCTGGTTTGGATTCCAAGGCTTTGACTGACTTCACAGCTCTATCAGATATCAATTCAGTATATTCTCCTGAAAGACATGGTTCCATGGACCTGGAAAAGACACCAGAACTTAGACCATCAGAAACTGCAGGGCAAATGACATCAAGTGTGACAGAAGTAGttaaagcagcagaagaaaacgTTTCTTCCAAGCCACGTGGGAGCTGCTTCTCGGAGGACGCGCCGTGTCCGAGGGCTGCATCTCCTGACAAGGTGTGGAACAAGCTCCCTTCTCATGCTctgcagaagcaggagggaCGAGTGGGGTCACCATCAGATGAGGATGTCCAAGATCCGTGTGTAATGAGTCTTCAGAACCTGATTAAGAAGTCCAGGGAGTACCTAGAGAAAGAGCAAAGCAAGCGTACCTCAAAGAGCAATTCAAAGAGGAGTACGAGCGAAAGTCATTCGGATAAAGAAAATGATGGTGTTAAAACAAGTGACTCTCTGAAAGAGAGGGCAAAGGTTATGGGCAGAAGTTCCACTGCTCAGACCCTTGATAAACCCAGTCTTAATAAATCAAATACCCTTCTCCAAGGTGCCTCTATTCATACAGGTAACACAAGTATATCCACTTTATCCAGTTTTTCTAAAGTAGACATACCTGTGAGAGTTGGAACACCCCCTTTGGTGGATTCAGATTCAGATGAGGAACTGAAAAAGAATTCTGTGTTTGAGCGTGACAGCAGCATTGTCAGGAGCCTCACAAGCTCTTATGCCAAATTGCCAAGCCCAGAGCCAAGCATGAGCCCAAAAATGCACCGACGGCGCCCGAGACCTTTATCCATGGGACACATCATTATAAACAACCCTGTCAATGCTTATGAGCTGAGCCCTAAAGGCAAGGGTAGAGCAATGGATTTAATCATGCAAGATATTGCAGATAAAAACAACGTGTCTGAATCAGTGCCAAAGTTCATGGTGGACTTCAGCGCAGTTTGCCCTGGCAGAGTTGCTGGTGTCAGCAGGAATTCCTCAGGCCCCTGTgatgggctgggggctggcaaACCAAAGCGCCATTCCTTGGGGCTCTTTGAAAGCAGAGGAACTGTGTCAGCCACGGTGGAAGGACAGGTGCTGATGGACCACAGCAGAGGGCCTTATAAAGTAGAGAGCAGCACTAGTATGGCACCTCCAAAAGTGAATGAGCCCTTTGCCATCAGTCAgtctgcagggacacagaagATCCTGGCTGGGAATGAAATGAAACCAGCTACTTTGCCAGAAAACACTAAATATAATTCTCCAATGGAACTCAATAAATCTTATGACGTGGAAAATCCATCTCCACTCCTAATGCAGAGCAAGAATATGCGACAGCAGATGGATAATACTCCAAGTGTTTCCTCAGCAAATGAGCAGTTCccagaaaattttgaaaaggtAAAACGTAGACTTGATTTGGACACTGACAGctgccaaaaagaaaacagttccTGTGTTATAGGAGTTGGAATGGAACAAGAACAAGAGCAGCAGTGGTTGCAAGAACAGAAATATCCTGTGGGATCAGTTTACATTACCAAGAATGCAGTCCTTGAAAACATGGCAAAAG aagatattttaaaaactaaaatgctGGCCTTtgaagaaatgagaaagagaCTTGAAGAGCAGCATGCACAACAACTGTCAATTCTGATAGCTGAACAAGAGAGAGAACAGGAGAAATTGCAGAAG GAACTGGAAGAGCAGGAGAGAAAGttgaaaggaaagaagattACTACAACGGAAATAGAAATTTCCAAAGTGAATATTAACAGTAGGATGGAGTTggagtggaggaaaaaaagtgaaagtgGCTTGCTGGAAAGTGTGCAGTCTCAGCTGGAGACAGTCCATAACACAAACTCCACCAGCATTG gTTTTGCTCATACAACACCCAGCACCTTTTCTTCAACAAGTGAAACTTCATTCTATCTCTGGGGACCATCAGGTAGTGGAGTTATAAAAACCTCAGTATGCAGGCCAAGTAATAGGATCAAAACTAGGTGGACTCAg gtattcAGTCCAGAGATACAAATGAAGTTTGACAAGATCACTGCAGTGGCAAGGGGATTTCTCACTCGTAGACTCCTGcagacagaaaaactgaaacatCTTAAGCAAACTGTAAAA GATACTATGGAGTTCATAAAAAATTTTCAGTCTGAAGCCCCATTGAAAAGAGGAAGTGTGTCAGCACAAGATGCATCCCTTCATGAAAGAGTAATGGCTCAG CTGCGAGCTGCCCTGTATGACATCCATGACATCTTTTTCACAATGGAGCCGTCGGAGAGAATGAACATTCTGCGTCACGATCGTGAAGTTCGTAAAGAGAAGATGCTCAGGCAAATG GATAAAGTAAAGAGCCCAAGAGAGCGAGTGACACTTTCAACAGCTACACAGAAATCTCTGGACAGGAAAAAGTACATGAA ggCTACAGAAATGGGAATaccaagtaaaaaaataattataaaacaaaaaactcctgAAAACCG CATACTTCAACCAAACCAAGGACAGAATGCCCCTGTTCATAGGCTGCTTTGCAGACAAGG gaGCATATGCAGGAAGAACCCAAAGAAAGAAGCCAAATGTTGTGACAATTTAAGAAGACAGCATTCACTGGGATAA